In Tripterygium wilfordii isolate XIE 37 chromosome 15, ASM1340144v1, whole genome shotgun sequence, one DNA window encodes the following:
- the LOC120016231 gene encoding E3 ubiquitin-protein ligase BIG BROTHER-like, with the protein MSWSQHMDVPYFNTSYPYGTTGSFIEYFEGLTYQHVNFIFDGASQVQENVYPSTNTNFYKFGASESGTISYYDHCDAYEVNDHELRIDENGRPMQNSLATNESTTAINTEWEGNANANSHDNPIECPRRHHSSRDYQVVWQDNVDPDSMTYEELLDLGEAVGTQSRGLSQELISLLPVSKYKCAFFFRKKSRSERCVICQMEYKRGERRITLPCKHIYHAGCGTRWLSINKACPICYTEVFGDASKK; encoded by the exons ATGAGTTGGAGTCAACATATGGATGTTCCTTACTTCAACACCAGCTACCCTTATGGTACAACAGGGAGCTTTATTGAATATTTCGAAGGCCTTACTTATCAACAtgtaaatttcatttttgatGGTGCTTCACAAGTTCAG GAGAATGTGTACCCATCGACCAATACAAATTTCTACAAGTTTGGGGCATCGGAATCTGGGACCATCTCATATTATGATCATTGTGATGCTtatgaggtcaatgatcatgaATTGCGGATCGATGAAAATGGAAGGCCTATGCAGAACTCATTAGCGACTAATGAATCAACTACTGCAATAAATACAGAATGGGAAGGGAATGCAAATGCTAATTCACATGACAACCCTATAGAGT GTCCACGAAGACACCATAGTTCTCGTGATTATCAG GTTGTTTGGCAAGATAATGTTGATCCTGACAGCATGACTTACGAG GAATTACTCGATTTAGGTGAAGCAGTAGGAACTCAGAGTCGAGGTCTTTCCCAAGAACTTATCTCTTTGCTTCCAGTCTCGAAGTACAAGTGTGCATTCTTCTtcagaaagaaatcaagaagtGAGAG ATGTGTAATTTGCCAAATGGAATACAAACGAGGCGAGCGGCGTATCACTCTGCCATGCAAACACATATACCATGCTGGGTGCGGTACTAGATGGCTTAGCATCAACAAG GCTTGCCCAATCTGCTACACTGAGGTGTTTGGTGATGCATCTAAAAAGTAA
- the LOC119980136 gene encoding extensin-2-like has translation MGTRTNPGHWPQMLWGVAFCLLATAVVADEYKPYIYASPPPPPYYYKSPPLPVKSSPPRYYYKSPPPPSPSPPPPYHYTSPPPPKKSPPPPYHYTSPPPPKKSPPPPYHYKSPPPPKKSPPPPYYYKSPPPPSLSPPPPYHYTSPPPPKKSPPPPYYYESPPPPVKSPPPPYYYKSPPPPVKSPSPPYHYISPPPPKKSSPPPYYYKSPPPPSPSPPPPYHYTSPPPPKKSPPPPYYYKSPPPPSPSPPPPYHYTSPPPPKKSPPPPYYYKSPPPPSPSPPPPYHYTSPPPPKKSPPPPYYYKSPPPPVKSPPPPYYYKSPPPPTKSPPPPYYYKSPPPPVKSPPPPYYYKSPPPPVKSPPPPYYYSSPPPPSHY, from the coding sequence ATGGGAACCCGGACAAACCCGGGGCATTGGCCTCAAATGCTATGGGGGGTGGCATTTTGCCTTTTAGCCACTGCTGTTGTTGCTGATGAATATAAACCTTACATTTATGcttctccaccaccaccaccttacTATTACAAGTCACCTCCTCTACCAGTAAAATCTTCACCTCCTCGTTACTATTACAAGTCTCCACCCCCACCCTCTCCTTCACCACCCCCTCCATACCATTAcacatctcctcctcctccaaaaaagtcaccacctcctccatacCACTACACATCCCCTCCTCCTCCAAAGAAGTCGCCACCTCCTCCATACCACTATAAATCCCCTCCTCCTCCAAAGAAGTCGCCTCCTCCTCCATATTACTACAAGTCCCCACCACCACCGTCTCTGTCACCGCCTCCTCCATACCACTACACATCCCCTCCACCTCCAAAGAAGTCCCCACCTCCTCCGTATTACTACGAATCACCACCACCTCCAGTGAAGTCCCCACCTCCGCCGTATTATTACAAATCACCACCACCTCCAGTGAAGTCCCCATCTCCTCCATACCACTAcatttctcctcctcctccaaagaAGTCGTCACCTCCTCCATACTACTAtaaatcaccaccaccaccatctccatcaccacctcctccatacCACTAcacatctcctcctcctccaaagaAGTCGCCACCTCCTCCATACTACTAtaaatcaccaccaccaccatctccaTCGCCACCTCCTCCATACCACTACACATCCCCTCCTCCTCCAAAGAAGTCACCTCCTCCTCCATATTACTACAAGTCCCCACCACCACCGTCTCCATCACCGCCTCCTCCATACCACTACACATCCCCTCCACCTCCAAAGAAGTCACCTCCTCCTCCATATTACTACAAATCACCACCTCCTCCAGTAAAGTCCCCACCTCCTCCGTATTACTACAAATCTCCACCACCTCCAACGAAGTCCCCACCACCTCCGTATTACTACAAATCCCCACCTCCTCCAGTGAAGTCCCCACCTCCTCCGTATTACTACAAATCACCACCACCTCCAGTGAAGTCCCCACCTCCTCCATATTATTACtcatcaccaccacctcctAGCCACTACTAA